A genome region from Geminicoccus roseus DSM 18922 includes the following:
- a CDS encoding PQQ-dependent sugar dehydrogenase produces MKFVASLLSAAFLMSCGPVTVNAQAQGNPVEPKPPNAPNQEPAFPGQTRAPAAEQVPVRAETVVEGLDQAWAFEFLPDGRMLVTEKSGTMRIIGADGDGRVTVEGVPEVDSRGQGGLLDVALGPDFTDDRMVYFSFSEPRDDGNGTTLARARLVEQGGGAALENVEILFRQMPSWTSTKHFGSRIVFAPDGNIFLTVGERGQPQSRDLVQDLDNHFGKVIRLQPDGSVPPDNPFVDTDGARSEIWSYGHRNVQSATLDGEGQFWLVEHGPRGGDELNQPEAGKNYGWPVITYGLAYSGKPFGQGITKKEDMEQPVYYWDPVIAPSGMDFYEGDLIPEWQGSFLIGGLVSHGVVRLVMEDGRVAAEERIDLGARIRDVKVGPDGAVYAVTDGGSGRILRIVPDD; encoded by the coding sequence ATGAAATTCGTGGCTTCGCTGCTCTCCGCCGCCTTCCTGATGAGTTGCGGCCCCGTCACCGTGAACGCGCAGGCGCAAGGGAACCCGGTGGAGCCCAAGCCGCCCAACGCGCCGAACCAGGAACCGGCCTTTCCCGGCCAGACCCGGGCACCGGCCGCGGAGCAGGTGCCGGTGCGCGCCGAGACGGTCGTGGAGGGGCTGGATCAGGCCTGGGCGTTCGAGTTCCTGCCCGACGGGCGGATGCTGGTGACCGAGAAGTCCGGGACCATGCGGATCATCGGCGCGGATGGAGATGGCCGCGTGACGGTGGAGGGCGTGCCGGAGGTCGACAGCCGCGGGCAGGGCGGGCTGCTCGACGTGGCGCTGGGGCCGGACTTCACCGATGATCGGATGGTCTATTTCAGCTTCTCCGAGCCGCGCGACGACGGCAACGGCACCACGCTCGCCCGCGCCCGGCTGGTGGAGCAGGGCGGCGGCGCGGCGCTGGAGAATGTCGAGATCCTGTTCCGGCAGATGCCGAGCTGGACGTCGACCAAGCATTTCGGCTCGCGGATCGTGTTCGCCCCGGACGGCAACATCTTCCTCACGGTCGGCGAGCGCGGGCAGCCCCAGTCGCGCGACCTGGTCCAGGACCTGGACAACCATTTCGGCAAGGTCATCCGGCTGCAGCCGGACGGCTCCGTGCCTCCCGACAACCCGTTCGTCGACACCGACGGCGCCCGTTCCGAGATCTGGTCCTACGGCCACCGCAACGTGCAGTCGGCGACGCTGGACGGCGAGGGGCAGTTCTGGCTGGTCGAGCATGGCCCCCGCGGCGGCGACGAGCTGAACCAGCCGGAAGCCGGCAAGAACTATGGCTGGCCGGTGATCACCTACGGGCTGGCCTATTCCGGCAAGCCGTTCGGCCAGGGAATCACCAAGAAGGAGGACATGGAGCAGCCGGTCTACTACTGGGACCCGGTGATCGCGCCGTCCGGCATGGACTTCTACGAAGGCGACCTGATCCCGGAATGGCAGGGCAGCTTCCTGATCGGCGGCCTGGTGAGCCACGGCGTGGTCCGGCTGGTGATGGAGGACGGGCGGGTCGCCGCCGAGGAGCGGATCGACCTGGGCGCGCGCATCCGGGACGTGAAGGTCGGGCCGGATGGTGCGGTCTACGCGGTGACCGACGGGGGCAGCGGGCGGATCCTGCGGATCGTGCCGGACGACTGA
- a CDS encoding ribonuclease J: MQSTDTTPGLRFIPLGGVGEIGMNTALYGVDGRWLMVDLGISFADESLPGVDIVLPDIGFAERLPDIEGLVITHAHEDHYGAVPYLWPRLRCPIWCTPFVAAALSRKLDDVPFGREVQINVVQPGENFRVGSFDLSFIHVTHSVPDANAVVLRTSYGNVLHTGDWKLDPEPLVGDKTPVDQLTALGRDGVLAMLGDSTNVLRAGDSGSEAEVRDSLIELVKQQKKRVLITTFSSNIARIGSMMEAARASGRIPAIVGRSMLRMLEAAREVGFLKDAPRAIDAREAASLPREKVLLICTGSQGEPRSALARIAGKSHPFIKLEAGDSAIFSSKIIPGNERKLYDMHNQLVRNGIEVITEDDHFVHVSGHPSRDELERMLRWIKPKVMVPVHGEPRHLRAHYQLAKSVGVPNPVQINNGDVLQLAPGEARVVDTVPVGRLAVDSNRIRGVGDDLFRTRRRLMNHGTIVVSLVLDGYGSVLTQPIVADLGAGDHSVESADRAVIDAVVNAVEALSDDDAAVDERVRDCVRTAVRQAFVLPRDRRPIIEVQVSRLDNRTLDALEDD; the protein is encoded by the coding sequence ATGCAATCAACTGATACGACGCCGGGCCTGCGCTTCATCCCCCTGGGAGGCGTGGGCGAGATCGGCATGAACACCGCATTGTACGGTGTCGATGGCCGTTGGCTGATGGTGGACCTGGGCATCAGCTTTGCCGACGAGAGCCTGCCCGGCGTGGACATCGTCCTGCCCGACATCGGCTTTGCCGAGCGGCTGCCGGACATCGAGGGGCTGGTGATCACCCATGCCCACGAAGACCATTACGGCGCTGTCCCCTATCTGTGGCCGCGCCTGCGCTGCCCGATCTGGTGCACGCCGTTCGTGGCGGCGGCGCTGTCCCGCAAGTTGGACGACGTGCCGTTTGGCCGCGAGGTGCAGATCAACGTCGTCCAGCCGGGCGAAAACTTCAGGGTCGGCTCGTTCGACCTGTCCTTCATCCACGTCACCCACTCGGTGCCGGACGCCAACGCGGTGGTGCTGCGCACCTCCTACGGCAACGTCCTGCATACCGGCGACTGGAAGCTCGACCCGGAGCCGCTGGTCGGCGACAAGACCCCGGTCGACCAGCTGACCGCGCTTGGCCGCGACGGGGTGCTGGCCATGCTGGGCGACAGCACCAACGTGCTGCGCGCTGGCGACAGCGGCTCGGAAGCCGAGGTCCGCGACAGCCTGATCGAGCTGGTCAAGCAGCAGAAGAAGCGGGTCCTGATCACGACCTTCTCCTCCAACATCGCCCGGATCGGGTCGATGATGGAGGCGGCCAGGGCCAGTGGCCGCATCCCGGCGATCGTCGGCCGCTCGATGCTGCGGATGCTGGAGGCGGCCCGCGAGGTCGGCTTCCTCAAGGACGCGCCGCGCGCCATCGATGCCCGCGAGGCGGCCTCGCTGCCCCGCGAGAAGGTCCTGCTGATCTGCACCGGCAGCCAGGGCGAGCCGCGCTCGGCGCTGGCCCGCATCGCCGGCAAGAGCCATCCCTTCATCAAGCTGGAGGCGGGGGATTCGGCAATCTTCAGCTCGAAGATCATCCCCGGCAACGAGCGCAAGCTCTACGACATGCACAACCAGCTGGTGCGCAACGGGATCGAGGTGATCACCGAGGACGACCACTTCGTTCACGTCTCGGGCCATCCGTCCCGCGACGAGCTGGAGCGGATGCTGCGCTGGATCAAGCCGAAGGTCATGGTGCCGGTGCATGGCGAGCCGCGCCACCTGCGCGCCCACTACCAGCTCGCCAAGTCGGTGGGCGTGCCGAACCCGGTCCAGATCAACAACGGCGACGTGCTGCAGCTGGCGCCCGGCGAGGCGCGGGTGGTGGACACGGTGCCGGTCGGCCGGCTCGCCGTCGATTCCAACCGGATCCGCGGGGTCGGCGACGACCTGTTCCGAACCCGCCGCCGCCTGATGAACCACGGCACCATCGTGGTGAGCCTGGTGCTGGATGGCTATGGCAGCGTCCTGACCCAGCCGATCGTGGCGGATCTGGGAGCTGGCGACCATTCGGTGGAGAGCGCCGACCGCGCGGTGATCGACGCGGTGGTCAACGCCGTGGAGGCCCTGTCCGACGACGACGCGGCGGTGGACGAGCGGGTGCGCGACTGCGTGCGCACGGCGGTCCGGCAGGCCTTCGTGCTGCCGCGCGACCGGCGGCCGATCATCGAGGTGCAGGTGTCCCGCCTGGACAACCGCACCCTGGACGCTCTCGAGGACGACTGA
- a CDS encoding lipoprotein-releasing ABC transporter permease subunit produces the protein MMFSPVERLIARRYLRPTKGEGFISLVAGFAFVGIALGVGTLIVVMAVMNGFRYELLSRVLGVNGHATVVSQGPPIEGYQPLLDRIGQAPGVQMAFPYVEGQVMASANGVASGALVRGLRLSDLEKRPFIAGNVLAGSLDQLNGVNVAAVGSRMAQRMGLRVGSSLQLISPNGTATGIGTIPRVVTFKVGAVFEIGMYEYDNSFIYLNLADAQRYFQTGEGVSAIEVDVGNPDTVGQVRGGIDPLLPPGTHLLTWQQVNSHFFTALQVERNVMFLILTLIVLVAAFNIITGLTMLVRSKARDIAVLRSMGATKSNILRIFLLAGTAIGMVGTALGAVLGIAFASNIEPIRLFLERITGTELFAAEIRFLSQMPARIEVDDVVSVLLMALVLSLLATLYPSFRAAATDPVEALRNE, from the coding sequence CTGATGTTCTCACCGGTCGAGCGGCTGATCGCGCGTCGCTACCTGCGCCCGACCAAGGGCGAGGGCTTCATCTCGCTGGTCGCGGGCTTCGCGTTTGTCGGCATCGCGCTTGGGGTCGGCACGCTGATCGTGGTGATGGCCGTGATGAACGGCTTCCGCTACGAGCTCCTGTCCCGCGTCCTGGGGGTGAACGGCCATGCCACCGTGGTCTCCCAGGGGCCGCCGATCGAGGGCTACCAGCCGCTGCTGGACCGGATCGGCCAGGCGCCCGGGGTCCAGATGGCGTTCCCCTACGTGGAAGGCCAGGTGATGGCCTCCGCGAACGGGGTGGCGTCGGGCGCCCTGGTGCGCGGCTTGCGCCTTTCGGACCTGGAGAAGCGGCCGTTCATCGCCGGCAACGTGCTGGCCGGCTCGCTCGACCAGCTGAACGGCGTCAACGTCGCCGCGGTGGGTTCGCGAATGGCGCAGCGGATGGGGCTGCGGGTCGGCTCGTCGCTGCAGCTGATCTCGCCGAACGGCACCGCGACCGGGATCGGCACCATCCCCCGGGTGGTGACGTTCAAGGTCGGGGCGGTCTTCGAAATCGGCATGTACGAGTACGACAACAGCTTCATCTACCTGAACCTTGCCGACGCGCAGCGCTACTTCCAGACCGGGGAGGGGGTGTCGGCGATCGAGGTCGATGTCGGCAACCCCGACACGGTCGGCCAGGTCCGCGGCGGGATCGACCCTTTGCTGCCGCCCGGCACCCATCTTCTGACCTGGCAGCAGGTGAACAGTCATTTCTTCACTGCGCTGCAGGTCGAGCGGAACGTGATGTTCCTGATCCTGACCCTGATCGTGCTGGTGGCGGCCTTCAACATCATCACCGGGCTCACCATGCTGGTGCGCTCCAAGGCGCGCGACATCGCGGTCCTGCGCAGCATGGGGGCGACCAAGTCCAACATCCTGCGGATCTTCCTCCTGGCCGGCACCGCGATCGGCATGGTCGGCACCGCGCTGGGGGCGGTGCTGGGGATCGCGTTCGCGTCCAACATCGAACCGATCCGTTTGTTCCTGGAGCGCATCACCGGCACCGAGCTGTTCGCGGCTGAGATCAGATTCCTATCACAGATGCCGGCCCGGATCGAGGTCGACGACGTGGTCTCGGTGCTGCTGATGGCGCTGGTGCTCTCGCTGCTGGCCACGCTCTATCCGTCGTTCCGGGCGGCCGCGACCGATCCGGTGGAAGCGCTGCGCAATGAGTGA
- the proS gene encoding proline--tRNA ligase produces the protein MRLSRYFLPVLKEVPAEAEIVSHQLMLRAGMIQQLQAGIYNWLPLGFAVLQKVEQIVREEQNRAGAIEILMPTIQPAALWRESGRYEAYGKEMLRIADRQDREMLFGPTNEENVTDIFRRHVKSYRQLPLNLYHIQWKFRDEVRPRFGVMRGREFLMKDAYSFDLDFESAAASFDRMFAAYLKTFQRMGLTAIPMRAESGPIGGSMSFEFQILAQTGESAVYFDQAFEEIDFSADNLDVAHLKTLYAAADELHDPANCPVPAERLRTGRGIEVGHIFYFGTKYSQSMGATVLGPDGKETPVEMGSYGVGVSRLVGALIEANHDEKGIIWPESVAPFRVGLICLRVDDQACRSMADDLYARLEAAKVEVLYDDREERAGAKFASMDLIGLPWQVTVGPRGAKAGTVELKSRRTGAVEELSVDALLARLAA, from the coding sequence ATGCGCCTTTCCCGCTACTTCTTGCCCGTTCTCAAAGAGGTTCCGGCCGAGGCCGAGATCGTCAGCCACCAGCTCATGCTGCGGGCCGGGATGATCCAGCAGCTCCAGGCCGGGATCTACAACTGGCTGCCGCTGGGCTTCGCGGTCCTGCAGAAGGTCGAGCAGATCGTGCGCGAGGAGCAGAACCGCGCCGGCGCCATCGAGATCCTGATGCCGACCATCCAGCCGGCGGCGCTGTGGCGGGAGAGTGGCCGCTACGAGGCCTACGGCAAGGAGATGCTGCGCATCGCCGACCGGCAGGACCGCGAGATGCTGTTCGGGCCGACCAACGAGGAGAATGTCACTGACATCTTCCGCCGGCACGTGAAGAGCTACCGGCAGCTGCCGCTGAACCTCTACCACATCCAGTGGAAGTTCCGCGACGAGGTGCGCCCGCGCTTCGGCGTGATGCGCGGCCGCGAGTTCCTGATGAAGGACGCCTACTCCTTCGACCTGGACTTCGAGAGCGCCGCCGCTTCGTTCGACCGGATGTTCGCCGCCTATCTGAAGACCTTCCAGCGGATGGGGCTGACCGCCATCCCGATGCGTGCCGAATCCGGGCCGATCGGCGGCAGCATGTCCTTCGAGTTCCAGATCCTGGCGCAGACCGGCGAGAGTGCCGTTTATTTCGACCAGGCGTTCGAGGAGATCGACTTCTCCGCCGACAACCTGGACGTGGCGCACCTCAAGACGCTCTACGCCGCCGCCGACGAGCTGCACGATCCGGCGAACTGCCCGGTCCCCGCGGAGCGGCTGCGCACCGGCCGGGGCATCGAGGTCGGCCACATCTTCTATTTCGGCACCAAGTACTCCCAGTCGATGGGGGCCACGGTGCTCGGGCCGGACGGCAAGGAAACGCCGGTCGAGATGGGCTCCTACGGCGTCGGGGTGTCCCGGCTGGTGGGCGCGCTGATCGAGGCGAACCATGACGAGAAGGGCATCATCTGGCCGGAAAGCGTGGCACCGTTCCGTGTCGGGCTGATCTGCCTGCGGGTCGACGACCAGGCCTGCCGCAGCATGGCCGACGACCTCTACGCCAGGCTGGAGGCCGCCAAGGTCGAGGTGCTCTACGACGACCGCGAGGAGCGTGCCGGAGCGAAGTTCGCCAGCATGGACCTGATCGGCCTGCCCTGGCAGGTGACGGTCGGCCCGCGCGGCGCCAAGGCCGGCACGGTGGAGCTGAAGTCGCGCCGCACCGGTGCGGTCGAGGAACTGTCGGTGGACGCCCTGCTCGCCCGCCTCGCCGCCTGA
- a CDS encoding biotin--[acetyl-CoA-carboxylase] ligase has protein sequence MPSSAEPGEAGPFWRIEHHATLPSTSDLVRARAQQGAAEGLVVVAGQQTAGRGRHGRGWTSPLGNLYLTLLLRPSVPVQEAGGLALVAGLSLAEACVALGAPHGQFRLKWPNDLVHGSAKVAGILLEAEPDGAQRIAWVSIGIGVNVAEAPAVSGRESAALADLLPGCNVAVLQQHLLEQLYRNYMSWQRLGMPAVIGAWSSHGLEPGTAIMVKPGRDLLAGRYLGVDSDGALLVDTGDVRRITTGEVLFAGEALAATGPTA, from the coding sequence GTGCCATCTTCCGCTGAGCCCGGCGAGGCCGGGCCGTTCTGGCGGATCGAGCATCACGCCACCCTGCCCAGCACCAGCGACCTGGTGCGGGCGCGGGCCCAGCAGGGCGCTGCCGAGGGCCTTGTGGTGGTGGCGGGCCAGCAGACCGCCGGGCGTGGCCGGCACGGGCGGGGCTGGACCTCGCCGCTTGGCAATCTCTACCTGACCCTGCTGCTGCGCCCGTCCGTCCCGGTCCAGGAAGCCGGCGGGCTGGCGCTGGTGGCCGGGCTGTCCCTGGCGGAAGCCTGCGTGGCGCTGGGCGCGCCCCACGGCCAGTTCCGCCTGAAATGGCCGAACGACCTGGTCCATGGCAGCGCCAAGGTCGCGGGCATCCTCCTGGAAGCCGAGCCCGACGGCGCGCAGCGCATCGCCTGGGTTTCGATCGGCATCGGGGTGAATGTCGCTGAAGCGCCGGCCGTTTCGGGACGGGAAAGTGCGGCGCTCGCTGACCTCCTGCCTGGCTGCAATGTCGCGGTGCTGCAGCAGCACCTGCTCGAACAGCTCTACCGGAACTATATGTCCTGGCAGCGCCTCGGGATGCCGGCGGTGATCGGCGCCTGGAGCAGCCATGGCCTGGAGCCGGGAACGGCGATCATGGTCAAGCCGGGGCGGGACCTCCTGGCCGGCCGCTATCTCGGCGTCGACAGCGACGGCGCCCTGCTGGTGGACACCGGCGACGTGCGGCGGATCACCACCGGCGAGGTCCTCTTTGCGGGGGAAGCGCTGGCCGCGACCGGTCCGACAGCGTAG
- a CDS encoding NADH-quinone oxidoreductase subunit M yields the protein MSDWPLLSLVTFLPLLGAAIILVIRGDNDVVIRNARSVALWTSGVTFLLSLFLIAGFDPDQPGFQFVERADWMPGLGIQYHMGIDGISLWFVPLSALLTILCVVSSWYSVEHRVKEYMVAFLVMDSLMIGVFCALDMVLFYVFFEAILIPMYLIIGIWGGPRRIYASFKFFLYTLAGSVLFLIAVLAIYLNTGTTDIAVLQTAQIPESLQYWLWLAMFASFAVKVPMWPFHTWLPDAHVEAPTGGSVLLAGVLLKLGGYGFLRFSVPMLPEASEYFTPFIFTLSAVAVVYTSLVALVQQDMKKLIAYSSVAHMGLVTIGCFTPNALGIQGSIVQMLSHGVVSAALFMVVGVVYDRIHSREISRYGGLAERMPVYAVIFLFFTMASIGLPGTSGFIGEIMVIAGVFQMNSWVAALAATGMILGAGYMLWLYRRVVFGKITRDDLKSIKDLRWNEMVAFAPLVFLAIWLGIYPSFFTRPMEPAVAQLLQQAQTVDTAAVAGE from the coding sequence ATGAGCGACTGGCCACTCCTCTCGCTGGTGACGTTCCTCCCGCTCCTGGGGGCAGCGATCATCCTGGTGATCCGCGGCGACAACGACGTCGTCATCCGCAATGCCCGCAGCGTGGCGCTGTGGACCTCGGGCGTCACCTTCCTCCTCTCCCTGTTCCTGATCGCCGGCTTCGATCCCGACCAGCCGGGCTTCCAGTTCGTCGAGCGGGCCGACTGGATGCCCGGGCTCGGCATTCAGTACCATATGGGGATCGACGGCATCTCCCTGTGGTTCGTGCCGCTGTCCGCCCTGCTGACCATCCTGTGCGTGGTGAGCTCCTGGTACTCGGTGGAACACCGGGTCAAGGAGTACATGGTCGCCTTCCTGGTGATGGACAGCCTGATGATCGGCGTGTTCTGCGCGCTCGACATGGTGCTGTTCTACGTGTTCTTCGAGGCGATCCTGATCCCAATGTACCTGATCATCGGGATCTGGGGCGGGCCCCGGCGGATCTACGCGTCGTTCAAGTTCTTCCTCTATACGCTGGCCGGCTCGGTCCTGTTCCTGATCGCGGTGCTCGCGATCTACCTGAACACCGGCACCACCGACATCGCGGTGCTGCAGACGGCGCAGATCCCCGAATCGCTGCAGTACTGGCTGTGGCTGGCCATGTTCGCATCGTTTGCGGTCAAGGTGCCGATGTGGCCGTTCCACACCTGGCTGCCCGACGCCCATGTCGAGGCGCCGACCGGCGGCTCGGTGCTGCTGGCGGGCGTGCTGCTGAAGCTCGGCGGCTACGGCTTCCTGCGCTTCTCGGTGCCGATGCTGCCCGAGGCGTCCGAGTACTTCACGCCGTTCATCTTCACGCTGTCCGCGGTCGCGGTGGTCTACACCTCGCTGGTCGCGCTGGTGCAGCAGGACATGAAGAAGCTGATCGCCTACTCGTCGGTGGCCCATATGGGCCTGGTCACGATCGGCTGCTTCACGCCCAACGCGCTGGGCATTCAGGGCAGCATCGTGCAGATGCTCTCGCACGGCGTGGTCTCGGCGGCGCTCTTCATGGTGGTGGGCGTGGTCTACGACCGGATCCACAGCCGCGAGATCTCCCGCTATGGCGGGCTGGCCGAGCGGATGCCGGTCTATGCCGTGATCTTCCTGTTCTTCACCATGGCTTCGATCGGCCTGCCCGGTACGTCCGGCTTCATCGGCGAGATCATGGTGATCGCGGGCGTCTTCCAGATGAACAGCTGGGTGGCGGCGCTGGCCGCGACCGGCATGATCCTGGGTGCGGGCTACATGCTCTGGCTCTATCGCCGCGTCGTGTTCGGCAAGATCACCCGCGACGACCTGAAGTCGATCAAGGACCTGCGCTGGAACGAGATGGTGGCCTTCGCGCCGCTGGTGTTCCTGGCGATCTGGCTCGGCATCTACCCGTCCTTCTTCACCCGTCCGATGGAACCGGCCGTGGCGCAGCTCCTGCAGCAGGCGCAGACGGTGGACACGGCCGCCGTGGCCGGCGAGTGA
- the nuoN gene encoding NADH-quinone oxidoreductase subunit NuoN produces MTTPLLDLTPALPELLLLIAGLIFLVVGVFREHDGVRLISPLSAMALLIVAAIVLASDKTAADTFGGHFRMDAFAAYLKVLIFVGVAGAILVAQNYLEDERIARFEFPLLGLFGALGMSMMVSSNSFLGLYMGLELQSLAVYVLAASHRDTLRSTEAGLKYFVLGALASGLLLYGISLVYGFTGTVMFDQLGDLLRDENAFLSKGALVGLVFIAAGICFKLGVVPFHMWTPDVYEGAPTPVSAYIASAPKLAAMGLLLRVLIDPFGAWVDQWQQIIVFVSVASMLLGAFAAIMQTNFKRLMAYSGIANIGYALVGLAAGTQQGVNGVLVFMAIYMVMTLGTFACILAMRRAGTYVEEIDQLAGLSRRQPMLASILTILMFSLAGIPPLAGFFGKFYVFKAAVDAGFVSLAVIGLLSSVVGAFYYLRIVKLVWFDQPAEPFDLPLRPSIGAVAGVSAILLVVAVLAINPLFASAEAAASAIFR; encoded by the coding sequence ATGACCACACCGCTCCTCGACCTCACCCCGGCCCTTCCGGAACTCTTGCTGCTGATCGCCGGCCTGATCTTCCTGGTGGTCGGCGTGTTCCGCGAGCATGACGGGGTCCGCCTGATCAGCCCGCTGAGCGCCATGGCGCTGCTGATCGTCGCCGCCATCGTTCTGGCCTCGGACAAGACCGCGGCCGACACGTTCGGCGGCCATTTCCGGATGGACGCGTTCGCGGCCTACCTGAAGGTCCTGATCTTTGTCGGCGTCGCCGGGGCGATCCTGGTCGCGCAGAACTATCTTGAGGATGAGCGCATCGCCCGCTTCGAGTTCCCGCTGCTGGGCCTGTTCGGCGCGCTCGGCATGTCGATGATGGTCTCCTCCAACAGCTTTCTCGGCCTCTATATGGGCCTGGAGCTGCAGAGCCTGGCCGTCTACGTGCTGGCCGCGTCGCACCGGGACACGCTGCGCTCCACCGAGGCCGGCCTGAAGTACTTCGTGCTGGGCGCGCTCGCTTCCGGCCTGCTGCTGTACGGCATCTCGCTGGTCTACGGCTTCACCGGCACGGTGATGTTCGACCAGCTGGGCGACCTGCTGCGCGACGAGAACGCCTTCCTGTCGAAGGGCGCCCTGGTCGGCCTGGTGTTCATCGCGGCCGGCATCTGCTTCAAGCTGGGCGTGGTGCCGTTCCACATGTGGACCCCCGACGTCTACGAGGGGGCGCCCACGCCGGTGAGCGCGTACATCGCCTCGGCGCCGAAGCTGGCCGCGATGGGCCTCCTGCTGCGGGTGCTGATCGATCCGTTCGGCGCCTGGGTCGACCAGTGGCAGCAGATCATCGTGTTCGTCTCGGTCGCGTCCATGCTGCTTGGTGCGTTCGCCGCGATCATGCAGACCAACTTCAAGCGGCTGATGGCCTATTCCGGCATCGCCAACATCGGCTACGCCCTGGTCGGCCTGGCCGCTGGCACGCAGCAGGGCGTGAACGGCGTGCTGGTGTTCATGGCGATCTACATGGTCATGACGCTCGGCACCTTCGCCTGCATCCTGGCGATGCGCCGGGCCGGCACCTATGTCGAGGAGATCGACCAGCTGGCCGGCCTGTCGCGGCGCCAGCCGATGCTCGCCAGCATCCTGACCATCCTGATGTTCTCCCTGGCGGGCATCCCGCCGCTGGCCGGCTTCTTCGGCAAGTTCTACGTGTTCAAGGCGGCCGTGGACGCCGGCTTCGTGTCCCTGGCGGTGATCGGCCTGCTCTCCAGCGTGGTCGGGGCGTTCTACTACCTGCGGATCGTCAAGCTGGTGTGGTTCGACCAGCCGGCCGAGCCGTTCGACCTGCCGCTGCGGCCCAGCATCGGGGCGGTGGCCGGTGTCTCCGCGATCCTGCTGGTGGTGGCGGTCCTGGCGATCAACCCGCTGTTCGCGAGCGCCGAGGCGGCAGCGAGTGCCATCTTCCGCTGA
- a CDS encoding DUF1467 family protein — protein sequence MTLMEILLSYVIAWWMFFFMALPFGAAPPEEPGRGHAESAPARPRLWTKAAVSSVLAALAVWGFHWFVTSGIMTIRP from the coding sequence ATGACCCTTATGGAAATCCTCCTCAGCTACGTGATCGCCTGGTGGATGTTCTTCTTCATGGCGCTGCCGTTCGGTGCGGCGCCGCCCGAGGAGCCGGGGCGGGGCCATGCCGAAAGCGCACCGGCCAGGCCGCGCCTGTGGACCAAGGCGGCGGTCTCCAGCGTCCTTGCCGCCCTGGCGGTGTGGGGGTTCCACTGGTTCGTGACCTCCGGGATCATGACGATCCGGCCCTGA
- a CDS encoding ABC transporter ATP-binding protein, giving the protein MSEPVLQLDGLVRTFRQGSAQLQVLAGVDLTLQRGEIVALVGPSGAGKSTLLHQSGLLERPDAGQVRVFGRATAKLNDVERTKLRREEIGFVYQSHHLLVDFSALENVVLPQMLAGRSKREAAKRADELLEQVGLSGRRTHRPGKLSGGEQQRVAIARALANRPALLLADEPTGNLDTATAEIVFALLLDVVRRTGTAALIATHNPELALRMDRVVRLERGLLRPVTRVPDMPLAHGIPAGG; this is encoded by the coding sequence ATGAGTGAGCCGGTTCTCCAGCTGGACGGGTTGGTCCGGACCTTCCGGCAGGGCTCCGCGCAGCTTCAGGTGCTGGCCGGCGTCGACCTGACCCTGCAGCGCGGCGAGATCGTGGCGCTGGTCGGCCCCTCGGGAGCGGGCAAGTCGACCCTGCTGCACCAGAGCGGGCTGCTGGAGCGCCCGGATGCCGGCCAGGTCCGGGTATTCGGCCGCGCCACCGCCAAGCTGAACGATGTCGAGCGCACCAAGCTGCGCCGGGAAGAGATCGGCTTCGTCTACCAGTCGCACCATCTGCTGGTGGATTTCAGCGCCCTGGAGAACGTGGTCCTGCCGCAGATGCTGGCCGGGCGCTCCAAGCGGGAGGCGGCCAAGCGGGCCGACGAACTCCTGGAGCAGGTCGGCCTGTCCGGGCGGCGCACGCACCGGCCGGGCAAGCTCTCGGGCGGCGAGCAGCAGCGGGTCGCGATCGCCCGCGCCCTGGCCAACCGCCCGGCTTTGCTGCTGGCCGACGAGCCCACCGGCAATCTCGACACCGCCACGGCGGAGATCGTGTTCGCGCTGCTCCTGGACGTGGTGCGGCGAACCGGCACCGCGGCCCTGATCGCCACGCACAATCCGGAGCTGGCGCTGCGGATGGACCGGGTGGTGCGGCTGGAGCGCGGCCTGCTCCGCCCGGTCACGCGGGTGCCGGACATGCCTCTCGCCCATGGGATCCCGGCGGGCGGCTGA
- the mce gene encoding methylmalonyl-CoA epimerase: MLGRLNHVAIAVPDLETARARWRDMLGATVSAVSDLPEHGVQVVFVELPNTKIELLGVLGEDSPIAGFLAKNPAGGIHHVCHEVADILEARDRLLAGGARILGDGKPKTGAHGKPVLFLHPKDFDGTLVELEEV, encoded by the coding sequence ATGCTGGGCCGCCTGAACCACGTCGCCATCGCCGTTCCCGACCTGGAGACGGCGCGGGCGCGCTGGCGCGACATGCTGGGGGCGACCGTGTCGGCGGTGTCCGACCTGCCCGAGCATGGCGTGCAGGTGGTGTTCGTGGAGCTGCCCAACACCAAGATCGAGCTGCTGGGCGTGCTGGGCGAGGATTCCCCGATTGCCGGGTTCCTCGCCAAGAACCCGGCCGGGGGCATCCACCATGTCTGCCACGAGGTGGCCGACATCCTGGAGGCCCGCGACCGGCTGCTCGCTGGCGGCGCCCGCATCCTGGGCGACGGGAAGCCGAAGACCGGCGCGCACGGCAAGCCGGTCCTGTTCCTCCACCCCAAGGACTTCGACGGGACGCTGGTCGAGCTCGAAGAGGTCTGA